A genomic region of Pogona vitticeps strain Pit_001003342236 chromosome 15, PviZW2.1, whole genome shotgun sequence contains the following coding sequences:
- the LOC110084991 gene encoding serum amyloid P-component isoform X1 gives MEVAWIYLLMIAAGVSQTFAREDLSRKVFVFRHEPSEAYVILRPLLKEPLQNFTVCLRSYTDLTRPYGLFSYATHSEDNEVLIFKPKPGEYRVYVGGEHLSFKVPDNSFDWEHVCFGWESASGIAEFWMNGKPWPRKGLKKGHVVGTNAFVVLGQEQDSYGASYDSYNSFSGEMTDVYMWDFLLSPHKMRSAYQDLQLPHGLLDWKNLQYEIKGDVVVKPRLR, from the exons ATGGAGGTGGCCTGGATTTATCTGCTCATGATCGCGGCCGGTGTGTCACAGACCTTTGCTCGAGAAG acctctctagaaaggtctttgtcttccGCCATGAACCTAGTGAGGCCTACGTCATCCTCAGACCCCTTCTCAAGGAGCCCCTGCAGAACTTCACAGTATGCTTGAGATCCTACACAGACCTGACCCGGCCCTATGGGCTCTTCTCCTACGCCACGCACTCCGAGGACAATGAGGTCCTCATCTTCAAACCCAAACCAGGAGAATACCGAGTTTATGTAGGAGGAGaacacctgtccttcaaggttccGGATAACTCGTTTGACTGGGAACACGTCTGTTTTGGGTGGGAATCAGCCAGTGGTATCGCCGAGTTCTGGATGAACGGCAAGCCTTGGCCAAGGAAAGGGTTAAAAAAAGGACATGTGGTAGGCACCAACGCATTCGTTGTGTTAGGCCAAGAGCAAGACTCGTACGGAGCATCCTATGATTCTTACAATTCTTTCTCGGGGGAAATGACCGATGTGTATATGTgggattttcttctctcccctcacAAAATGAGGTCAGCCTACCAGGATCTTCAGCTTCCTCATGGCCTTCTGGACTGGAAGAACCTACAGTATGAAATCAAGGGTGACGTGGTAGTGAAGCCCAGGTTGAGATAA